From the genome of Pseudomonas hamedanensis:
AACCAGTTGCCAAGCGTGACTCACCTCAGCGTGGTCACGGAAAACGTCCTGCGCATGCGCATTCTCTCGTTCCGTGTGCTGGTCAATCGCGAACCCGCCAGCCTGCAAGAGGCGCAAACCCGCATCGCTGTGCTGGTCGACAAGGTGCGCAAAGCTCAGGCCAGCTACGCTGCGTTGCCGGCAGGTCCTGAAGAGCGCGCGGTCTTCCAGGCGTTTTCGACCACGCTCGACAATTACCTGCAAGCGCAGAACCAGATGCTTGAGCTGTCGCGCCAGGGCGATCTCGAAGCGCTGCGTGCGTTGATCAACACGCGCATAAAGGAAGGCACCGATCAGATGGGCGAGCAGCTCAACAAGCTGATCGGCATGAACACGGCCGGGGCCAGAGCGGCGGCGACACACGCCGGTGAAAACTATGACAGCGCCATCACCGGGATCATCATCGTTGCCGTGATAGCGGCGCTGGCCACGGTGTTGCTCGCCTGGTTACTGACCCGCAGCATCGTTACACCGCTTAACCGCGCCGTGCAGGCCGCGCAAACCATTGCCGGTGGCGACCTGAGCAAAGCCATCGAGATCGACGGCAAGGACGAACCGGCGCGTCTGCTGGAAGCCTTGGCCGCGATGCAAACCAATTTGCGTAAAACCATCGAACAGATTGCCGGTTCCGCTACACAACTGGGCGCCGCCGCCGAAGAGCTCAGCGCTGTCACCGAAGAAGCCTCGCGCGGCTTGCAGCAACAGAACAATGAAATCGAACAAGCCGCCACCGCCGTCAACGAGATGACCGCCGCCGTCGAGGAAGTCGCACGCAATGCCGTGTCCACTTCCGAAGCGTCGAACCAGTCGACTCAAGCCGCCCGCGAAGGCCGCGATCAAGTAGTGAAAACCGTCGACGCGATCCAGACCATGACCCACGACGTGCAAAACACCGCGCAAATGATCGAAGGCCTCGCCGCGCAAGGTCGTGACATCGGCAAGGTGCTGGACGTGATTCGCGCCATCGCCGAACAGACCAACCTGCTGGCGCTCAACGCCGCCATTGAAGCCGCCCGCGCGGGTGAGGCCGGGCGTGGTTTCGCCGTGGTCGCCGACGAAGTGCGGGCCCTGGCCCATCGCACTGCGCAATCGACCCAGGAAATCGAGAAAATGGTCGCCGGCATTCAGAACGGCACCGGCGAAGCGGTTTCGTCGATGCAGCAAAGCAACCAGCGCACCCAGTCCACTCTGGAAATGGCCCGCGCTGCCGGTGTGGCGCTGGAGCAAATCACTCATTCGATCCACCTGATCAACGAACGCAACCTGGTCATTGCCAGCGCGTCGGAAGAACAGGCGCAAGTGTCGCGGGAAGTCGATCGCAACCTGGTCAATATCCGCGACCTCGCCACGCAATCCGCCGCCGGCGCCAACCAGACCAGCGCCGCGACCCACGAGCTGTCGCGACTGGCGGTGGATTTGAACGCCATGGTGGCGCGTTTCGTGATTTGAGATACGGTGAAGGCTGGAAACCGCGCAATCAGGAGACGTACATGCGCTATTCAGCCTTGACCCAACGAATCGCCGGGGAGGGTGCCGCGGCCTGGCAGATTCACGACCGAGCGCTGGAACTGCGCGCCGAAGGTGTCGACGTTTTGTTGCTCAGCGTGGGCGATCCGGATTTCGACACGCCGTTGCCGATTGTGCATGGCGCCATCGACAGCCTGTTGGCCGGCGATACGCACTATGCCGACATTCGTGGCCGGCTCGAGCTGCGCAGGCTGATTGCCGAGCGCCATTGCCAGCGCAGCGGTCAGCGCGTTGATCCGGACCAGGTGATTGTCCTGCCCGGCGCGCAATGCGCGGTGTATTCGGTGGCGCAGTGTCTGCTCGATCCGGGCGACGAAGTGATCGTTGCCGAACCGATGTACGTCACTTACGAGGGCGTGTTTGGCGCTTGCGGGGCCACGGTGATTGCGGTGCCGGTGCGGCCGGAAAACGCTTTTCGCGTCGACCCTGTAGATGTTGCCGCGCGAATCACATCAAAGACCCGCGCCATACTGCTCTACAGTCCGAACAACCCCAGTGGCGCAAGTCTGTCACTGCCGATCTGGCAGGCACTGGGTGCACTGTGCATTCGTCACGATTTGTGGCTGATCAGCGACGAGGTCTACAGCGAGCTTTTATATGAAGGCCAACACATCAGCCCGGCGAGCCTGCCGGGCATGGCCGAACGCACGGCGACGATCAACAGCCTGTCGAAATCCCATGCGATGACCGGTTGGCGCATCGGCTGGATGATCGGGCCGAAACCGTTGGCTGAGCATTTGGTGAACCTGTCGCTGAGCATGCTGTTCGGTCTGCCCGATTTTGTGCAAAAGGCTGCGCAGGTTGCCTTGGAGAGTGACTTGCCCGAAGTGGCGCAGATGCGTGAGGAGTACCGCTTGCGCCGGGATCTTGTGTGCGAGCGTTTGCGCGATTGCCCGGGGCTGCGGCCGATTCGTCCGGATGGCGGCATGTTCGTCATGGTCGATGTCCGCCAGACCGGCCTCGGCGCCCAGGCGTTTGCCGAGCAGTTGCTGGAAGGCTATGGCGTGTCGGTGCTTGCCGGCGAAGCATTCGGGCCGAGCGCGGCGGGGCACATTCGGATCGGGCTGGTGGTGGATCGGGTCAAACTGGCGGATGCCTGCGCGAGGATTGCGTTGTGTGCGGTGCAGCTGTTGCAAGCGCGTAGTGCCTGAAAAATTTGTATTGTTTGATCCGGCCCTTCGCGAGCAAGCCCGCTTGTATGGTTAGACTTGAAGGGGTGGTGGGACGAACAGTTCGCATCTGACTGCTGTAACAGTACAGACCGTGGGAGACCTCGCCCCACCCCTTCCACCAAAAGCGCCGATAGAGAATGCTTCGTTCAAGCGACGATAGAAACAAGCCTGCGCCTCTGGGTGAAACCCCTACAAGCTGTAAAACCTTAGCGTGGAGAAGTGCCAGTGGCAATGCGCGTGTCGAAGGCAATCGTGGGCGTGGACGTCGCCAAAGCTGAACTCGTTATTTATTTAGCAGATCCAGATCTGCTCACCTCGATAACCAATGAAAAGCTGGCCATAAAGCGCTGGCTTAAAACATTGGCGGGGCCCACTGCGATAGCTGTTGAGGCGACAAATATTTATCACGTCGACTTGGTTGAGTTGGCTCATGAGTCAGGTCACGACGTCTACATCATCGACGGTTTTCAACTAAGTAATTATCGTAAAAGTATCGGTGGTCGCAGTAAAACGGACGCATCTGACGCCCGTCTTCTCGCCCGTTTTTTAAAAAACGAAGGTGAGGATCTGCGACCTTGGACCCCACCTCCGGCAGTCTACGGCAAGCTGCAAAGCCTTCTACGACGCAGAGCTTCGCTGATACGGGCCAAAACCAGCCTGACCCAGAGCTGGGCAAATGACGCCAGTTTGAAAGGCGTGTTCGCAACTTTCATAAAGTCTATAGAACGGCTGGATTTACTTGTTCAGAAAAAACTCAAGGAAGTCTTGCGCGAAGCTGGTTTGCTGGAAGAGGTTGCCAGATGCCAAGCCATCGAAGGTATAGGTTTTCTAACTGCAACTGCTTTGGTCATGGCATACAACCGAGGCGACTTTACCAGCGGGGACTCTTATATAGCGTTCTTAGGCATGGACCTGAGAGTGAGTGACTCGGGTCAAAAAAATGGCCGTAGATATTTAACCAAGCGAGGATGCTCGGAGGTACGTCGATTACTGCATAACGCCGCCATGTCAGCCTGCCGATCAAATGCCTGGAAAGAGTTCTACAACCATCATCTCAGTTGCGGAAAAGCGACTACACAGGTGCTGGTGATGCTCGGCCGTAAACTTGCTCGAATAGCGTTCGCCCTGATGAAAAACCAGAGCGAATACCAATCGAAAGGGGGAGTTATGGCTTGATGACAACCATAGAATCTCCCACAGGTGACCGCATTCCAAGGTGCGGGCTTGCTCCCACAGTTGAAATGCATTCCCCTGTGGGAGCGAGCTTGCTCGCGAAGGCGGTTTAGCAGACGCCGAAAGCCTCAGCCCTGCCAAGCGGTGGGATTCACCAGATTCGCCGGCCTTTCCCCACCCAGCGCCGCCAGCAGATTCTCCACCGCACACCGCGCCATCGCCTCACGCGTCTCATGCGTTGCCGAGCCCATATGCGGCGTCGCCACCACATTACTCAACTGCAACAACGGCGAGTCATGGTTCAGCGGCTCGCGCTCAAACACATCCAGCCCCGCCGCGCGAATGCGCTTGTTGGCCAAGGCATCGATCATCGCCGCTTCATCGACTACTTTACCGCGCGAGATATTGATGAAAATGCTCTCCGGTCGCATCAGCGCAAACTGCTCGGCGCCGATCAGTCGTTCAGTCTGCGCCGTCAATGGCAAGGTCAGGCAAATGAAATCGGCCTGCTTGAGCAAATCCTCGAGGCTGCGATATTGCGCGTCGAAACGTTCCTCGACCGCCGGTTTGCGCGACTGGCTGTGGTAGATCACCGGCATGCCGAAGCCGAAATGCCCACGCTGGGCCAGGGCCTCGCCGATGCGGCCCATGCCGATGATGCCCAGCGTCTTGCCGTGCACGTCGGTGCCGAAATGCGCCGGGCCGATGTTGCGACTCCATTGCCCGCCACGCACCATGTTGGCCAGTTCGACCACACGCCGGGCAGCGGCGAGGATCAGGGCGAAACCGGTGTCGGCGGTGGTTTCGGTGAGCACATCAGGAGTATTGGTGAGCAGGACGTTGCGTCGGCTCAGGTAATCGATGTCGTAGTTGTCGACACCTACCGAGACGCTGGCAATCGCCTCCAGTTGCGGCGCGAGATCCAGCAGCGCCGCATCGAGTTTCAGGCTGGCGCCGAGCAAACCGTGGGCGCGGGGCAGGGCATCGCGAAGTTGCATGAGGCCGTCGGCGTCGAGGCTTTCGATCAGCGTCACGTCAAACTGCTCTTGCAGCCGCACCATCAGCGCTGGCGAGAGTTTCTTGTACAGCACGATGTGTTTTTTCATGGCAAATCCCTTCAGGAGTGCGCCGGCACGCGCGGCGTGGCGACGGCTTTGGCGACGACGCGATCACTGGCGCCGGGCTTGAGAAAAATGGTCAGCACCACCGACAGCAATAACGCGCCGCTCATCAACAGATACGACGCGCCAGGCGAACCGGTGGAGCTGTTCAGGTAGCCGACCAGATACGAACCGCCGAAAGAGCCGAGCGCGCCCATGCTGTTGATCAGCGCCATCGCGCCGCCGGCGACGTTGGCCGGCAGGATTTCCGGGACAATGGCAAAGAATGGCCCGTACGGCGCGTACATGCAGGCGCCAGCAATCACGAGCAGCGTGTACGACAACCAGAAATGTTCGGCACCGAGCGCGTAAGAACCGTAAAACGCGATCGAAGCAATCAACAGTGGCGGCCAGACGAAGCGCTTACGCTTCTGTAATTTATCCGAACCCCACGACACCGCGAGCATGCCGATCACCGCCGCCAGATACGGCAGCGCCGACAGCCAGCCGGCCTCGATCATGTCCATTTGCGCGCCGGCTTTAAGGATCGACGGCAGCCACAGGACGAAACCGTAAACGCCGATGCTCCAGCAGAAAAACTGCAGGGCCAGAATGATCACCTTTGGCGAACGGAACGCCTCGGCGTAATTCTTCACCGCTTTGATCCCGACCTGCTCAGCGGCAAGGGCGCTTTCCAGGTCTTGTTTTTCCTGCTCATTGAGCCACTTGGCCTGGGCTGGACGATCATCGGCCAGACGCCACCAGATAAACGCCCAGAACACCGCTGGCAAGCCTTCGATGATGAACATCCAGCGCCAGCTGAAATGCTGCACCAGATACCCCGAAACCACGGACATCCACAGCATGGTCACCGGGTTGCCGAGGATCAGAAAAGTGTTGGCGCGCGAGCGTTCGGCGCGGGTAAACCAATGACACAGGTAGACCAGCATGGCCGGCATCACCGCCGCTTCGACCACGCCGAGCATGAAGCGAATGACGATCAACCAGTAGGCGTTGGACACCACGCCGGTCAACGTGGCGAGACCGCCCCAGAGAATCAGGCTGACGAAGATCAGCTTCTTCACGCTGTGCTTTTGCGCGTAGATCGCCCCCGGCACCTGAAAGAAAAAGTAACCGAGAAAGAACAGCGCCCCGAGCAGCGAGGACAGGCCCGGAGTGATCATCAAGTCTTCGGCCATGCCGGACGCGGCGGCAAAACCGTAATTGGCGCGATCCAGATACGCCAGGCTGTAGGTGATGAACACAATGGGCATGATGTACCACCAGCGGCGGGTGGCAAGGGTTGCGGTTTTCATGGTGTGACTCCTGAGCTTGTTGTTTTTGTCGCAGCAGGTTCAATGATTTACGGTGGCTATGCGGGCCTCTTCGCGAGCAGGCTCGCTCCCACAGGGGAGTGCATTTCAAATGTAGGAGCGAGCCTGCTCGCGAAGGCGGCCTCAAATTCAACGGATAACTCCAGACGGGTCGGCAACCCTTCCATATCCCCGCGACTCTGCACCGCGCGACTGCCAATCCAGTTCGCTCGCTGCACCGCCTCGGCAAAGCTCTGGTGTTCCAGCAGGGCGCTGATCATCCCCACCGCGAAGCCGTCACCGGCGCCCACCGTATCGACGACGTTGGTCACCGGCACACCCGCGACAAAGCCCTGATCCAGATGCGTGCGGTAATAGGCGCCCTCCGGCCCGAGCTTGATCGCTACCGCCTCGGCACCCTGGTCCAGATAAAACGCGGCAATGTCCGCCGGGTCGTCGAAACCGGTGAGCAAACGGCCTTCACTCAATCCCGGCAGCACCCAATGGGCGAGCGCGGCGAGACGGTTGATCTCGCAGATCATCTCGCCTTCACTGGCCCACAGGCTCGGGCGCAGATTGGGGTCGAACGACACGCTGCGCCCGGCGTTGCGCATCCGAGTCATCAGTTCAAACGACATTTCCCGTGCCGACGCCGACAGTGCGGGCGGAATCCCCGTGGCGTGCAAATGGCGGGCGTTAAGTAGCGATGGTGTGATCGATTGCGGCGACAGATGACTGGCTGCCGAACCGCAACGGAAATACTCGACCTGCGGGTCGCTGCCATCGTCGTTGCGCGATTTGAACTGGAAACCGGTCGGATGCTGGTTATCGACGTCGACGTGACTGCAATCGAGTCCTTCGTTGACCAACGTCTCGACCACAAAGCGTCCGAGCGAATCGTTGCCGACCCGGCTCAGCCACGCCACGTTAAAACCCAGGCGTGACAGCCCGATCGCGACGTTGCTGTCGGCCCCGGCGATGCGCTTGTGAAAATGCTCGACCGCGGCCAGATCGCCGGTCTGCTCGGCGACCAGCATCGCCATCGTTTCACCGAACGAGAGAATATCGATCTCAGACATGGGCAGGCTCCAGGCGCGATTGACCGAGGCGGGCGAGGGCGGCGACGTGTTCGCGGGTCAGTTGCACCAGGTCATCGCCCTGCAGTGGATATTCGGCGGCGCGCATAACGCCTTGGTCCATGTGCCTTAGCAGTTGTTCCCACAGATGCAGGTCGCTGATGGCCGGCGGTACGGCGACCAGTTTGCCGTCGGCGCGACGGGCCACGGCTTTGCAATGCACATAACCTACGTGACGGCCGAGCGCGCGGGCGGCGCTGGCGGCGGACTGATCCTGCCAGTGCCAGTTGCCAATATCGAAGGTCATTTTGATCGGCAGATTGTGCTGCTCGACGGCGTCGAAGAAGCGCTGAAACGGCTCGATGCGCCCGCCCTGCAAGGTCTGATCGTTCTCTACCAGCAGTTGCACGGGGCTGTGTTTGAGCCGCTCGGCCAGCGCTTGCAGATCAGAATTGTCAGTGAAATAACCGAGCGACACCTTCAGCCATTTCGAACCGAACGCCTGGGCCTGTTGCAGCGCAGTGATCAATTCGGGATTCGGCTGCGCCTGGCCGGCGAGCCACAGTTCGGTGGGCGAGGAATAAATGCTTTGCAAGCCCTGCGCCTGAGTGGCCTGGGCCAACTGCGCTGGGTCTTCGCGGGTCAGCAGCTCTTCGCGCCATTCGATGCGATTGGCCCCGGCTGCCGCCAGAATATCGATGAAAGAATCTTGCCCACGCTGGCGCACAAGCTCGGCGCCGTAGCTGGACAGACTGATGGAAACGGCGGGTTTATTCATTGTTATTGACCTCTGAAACCGGTTTCATTTTTGTTCAAAAAATATCTGATGTTTTGTGTTGTTCTTTTGGGCCTCATCGCGAGCAGGCTCACTCCTACATTGGAAGGCATTTCAAATTGTAGGAGTGAGCCTGCTCGCGATGGCGTCATTTCAAGCGCCACGGACCCCAAGGGTCGAGCCCCGCTCAACCAGCACCGGCGCAAAATCCACCACCCGCGCCACCTCATCATCGCCGCGCAAACGCCTAAGCAGACACTCAAACGCCCGCGCGCCAATTTCCTGGGTCGGTTGCGCAAGAGCAGTAATCCCGCTGCCCACCAAGGGATACCAGTCCAGATCATCCAGCGCGATCAGTCCGACATCCTCAAACAGGCGCACACCGAGCGCGCGCAACACACGAGTCGCCTCCAGCGCCGCTACGCCGTTGGCGCAAAACAGCGCTTTCGGCCCTGCATCGGTTCGGTTCATAAACGTCTGAAGTTGGCTTTCAAGATCATCACCGGTTTCAATAACTTCACCGGTTAACCCCGAGCGCTGCGCAACCTGCGCCTGAAAACTGCTGACCCGCTCAATCCGCGAACTGGTGCCGTCGAACGGTTCGGTGACCAGCAATAGATCGCGATATCCGCGCTGCTCAAGGTGTGTGAGTGCCATTTCAATCGCTTGCGGGTTGTTCAGCCCGACCATGTCGCTGTCGAGCCCATCGACTTTGCGATCCACCAGCACCATCGGCATCTCGCGGCGCAACGCGTGTAACTCGTCACGGTGATGGCCAAGCGTGTTCACGATCAGCCCCTCGATGTTGTACGAGCGCAACAGCGCCAGATGCTGGCGCTCCTGTTCATCATCGCGGTCGGTATTGCACACCACCAGACTGTAACCGTGCGCACGGCAGGCGGTTTCCACGCCGTGCATCACTGCAATCGAATAAGGGTTACGGATATCGGCGACCAACATGCCGATCAGACGCGTCCGACCGCGTTTCAGGCCGCGGGCCATTTGGTTGGGGCGATAGCCGAGTTCGCTGATGGCCTGTT
Proteins encoded in this window:
- a CDS encoding methyl-accepting chemotaxis protein, which encodes MSLRNLNIAPRAFLGFAFIALLVIVLGVFAVSRMTVIRQASIDMDTNQLPSVTHLSVVTENVLRMRILSFRVLVNREPASLQEAQTRIAVLVDKVRKAQASYAALPAGPEERAVFQAFSTTLDNYLQAQNQMLELSRQGDLEALRALINTRIKEGTDQMGEQLNKLIGMNTAGARAAATHAGENYDSAITGIIIVAVIAALATVLLAWLLTRSIVTPLNRAVQAAQTIAGGDLSKAIEIDGKDEPARLLEALAAMQTNLRKTIEQIAGSATQLGAAAEELSAVTEEASRGLQQQNNEIEQAATAVNEMTAAVEEVARNAVSTSEASNQSTQAAREGRDQVVKTVDAIQTMTHDVQNTAQMIEGLAAQGRDIGKVLDVIRAIAEQTNLLALNAAIEAARAGEAGRGFAVVADEVRALAHRTAQSTQEIEKMVAGIQNGTGEAVSSMQQSNQRTQSTLEMARAAGVALEQITHSIHLINERNLVIASASEEQAQVSREVDRNLVNIRDLATQSAAGANQTSAATHELSRLAVDLNAMVARFVI
- a CDS encoding pyridoxal phosphate-dependent aminotransferase: MRYSALTQRIAGEGAAAWQIHDRALELRAEGVDVLLLSVGDPDFDTPLPIVHGAIDSLLAGDTHYADIRGRLELRRLIAERHCQRSGQRVDPDQVIVLPGAQCAVYSVAQCLLDPGDEVIVAEPMYVTYEGVFGACGATVIAVPVRPENAFRVDPVDVAARITSKTRAILLYSPNNPSGASLSLPIWQALGALCIRHDLWLISDEVYSELLYEGQHISPASLPGMAERTATINSLSKSHAMTGWRIGWMIGPKPLAEHLVNLSLSMLFGLPDFVQKAAQVALESDLPEVAQMREEYRLRRDLVCERLRDCPGLRPIRPDGGMFVMVDVRQTGLGAQAFAEQLLEGYGVSVLAGEAFGPSAAGHIRIGLVVDRVKLADACARIALCAVQLLQARSA
- a CDS encoding IS110 family transposase — protein: MAMRVSKAIVGVDVAKAELVIYLADPDLLTSITNEKLAIKRWLKTLAGPTAIAVEATNIYHVDLVELAHESGHDVYIIDGFQLSNYRKSIGGRSKTDASDARLLARFLKNEGEDLRPWTPPPAVYGKLQSLLRRRASLIRAKTSLTQSWANDASLKGVFATFIKSIERLDLLVQKKLKEVLREAGLLEEVARCQAIEGIGFLTATALVMAYNRGDFTSGDSYIAFLGMDLRVSDSGQKNGRRYLTKRGCSEVRRLLHNAAMSACRSNAWKEFYNHHLSCGKATTQVLVMLGRKLARIAFALMKNQSEYQSKGGVMA
- a CDS encoding 2-hydroxyacid dehydrogenase — protein: MKKHIVLYKKLSPALMVRLQEQFDVTLIESLDADGLMQLRDALPRAHGLLGASLKLDAALLDLAPQLEAIASVSVGVDNYDIDYLSRRNVLLTNTPDVLTETTADTGFALILAAARRVVELANMVRGGQWSRNIGPAHFGTDVHGKTLGIIGMGRIGEALAQRGHFGFGMPVIYHSQSRKPAVEERFDAQYRSLEDLLKQADFICLTLPLTAQTERLIGAEQFALMRPESIFINISRGKVVDEAAMIDALANKRIRAAGLDVFEREPLNHDSPLLQLSNVVATPHMGSATHETREAMARCAVENLLAALGGERPANLVNPTAWQG
- a CDS encoding MFS transporter, which codes for MKTATLATRRWWYIMPIVFITYSLAYLDRANYGFAAASGMAEDLMITPGLSSLLGALFFLGYFFFQVPGAIYAQKHSVKKLIFVSLILWGGLATLTGVVSNAYWLIVIRFMLGVVEAAVMPAMLVYLCHWFTRAERSRANTFLILGNPVTMLWMSVVSGYLVQHFSWRWMFIIEGLPAVFWAFIWWRLADDRPAQAKWLNEQEKQDLESALAAEQVGIKAVKNYAEAFRSPKVIILALQFFCWSIGVYGFVLWLPSILKAGAQMDMIEAGWLSALPYLAAVIGMLAVSWGSDKLQKRKRFVWPPLLIASIAFYGSYALGAEHFWLSYTLLVIAGACMYAPYGPFFAIVPEILPANVAGGAMALINSMGALGSFGGSYLVGYLNSSTGSPGASYLLMSGALLLSVVLTIFLKPGASDRVVAKAVATPRVPAHS
- a CDS encoding sugar kinase, giving the protein MSEIDILSFGETMAMLVAEQTGDLAAVEHFHKRIAGADSNVAIGLSRLGFNVAWLSRVGNDSLGRFVVETLVNEGLDCSHVDVDNQHPTGFQFKSRNDDGSDPQVEYFRCGSAASHLSPQSITPSLLNARHLHATGIPPALSASAREMSFELMTRMRNAGRSVSFDPNLRPSLWASEGEMICEINRLAALAHWVLPGLSEGRLLTGFDDPADIAAFYLDQGAEAVAIKLGPEGAYYRTHLDQGFVAGVPVTNVVDTVGAGDGFAVGMISALLEHQSFAEAVQRANWIGSRAVQSRGDMEGLPTRLELSVEFEAAFASRLAPTFEMHSPVGASLLAKRPA
- a CDS encoding sugar phosphate isomerase/epimerase family protein gives rise to the protein MNKPAVSISLSSYGAELVRQRGQDSFIDILAAAGANRIEWREELLTREDPAQLAQATQAQGLQSIYSSPTELWLAGQAQPNPELITALQQAQAFGSKWLKVSLGYFTDNSDLQALAERLKHSPVQLLVENDQTLQGGRIEPFQRFFDAVEQHNLPIKMTFDIGNWHWQDQSAASAARALGRHVGYVHCKAVARRADGKLVAVPPAISDLHLWEQLLRHMDQGVMRAAEYPLQGDDLVQLTREHVAALARLGQSRLEPAHV
- a CDS encoding LacI family DNA-binding transcriptional regulator, yielding MNDFSIAQRSRVTMLDVAERAGVSKASVSRFIGDDRALLSDAIALRIEQAISELGYRPNQMARGLKRGRTRLIGMLVADIRNPYSIAVMHGVETACRAHGYSLVVCNTDRDDEQERQHLALLRSYNIEGLIVNTLGHHRDELHALRREMPMVLVDRKVDGLDSDMVGLNNPQAIEMALTHLEQRGYRDLLLVTEPFDGTSSRIERVSSFQAQVAQRSGLTGEVIETGDDLESQLQTFMNRTDAGPKALFCANGVAALEATRVLRALGVRLFEDVGLIALDDLDWYPLVGSGITALAQPTQEIGARAFECLLRRLRGDDEVARVVDFAPVLVERGSTLGVRGA